TCTCCTCTGAGTTCTAGATCTCAACAGTGAAGTGTGACTCATGCTCTGACTTCTTCTTCCCGTGCTTCTATTGATAAAGCTCAATGAGATGCTTAGGGGTGCGGCAAATGCGAGACCAATGTCCCCTAGTGCCACACTTGAAGCATACCTGATCTTGCTTTCCATATTCACCACTAGTAGAGCCCTTCTTAGACTTACTGTTCTGATTTCCTTTCTTCTTGAAAGATGTCTTGTTAACTTTGCCACCATTTTTCCAGAAATTCTTCCCTTTGTTCTGGTTATTCTGGTTTTTCCCCTTCTTAAAGGAGCTAGCATTTGCTTCGGGTGCTGCTGAACTTCCAGTGGGGCGAGACGTATGATTTTCAACAAGTGTCTCATCTTCTCCTTGCGCTTCCATGAGCACGGAGACCAGTTCAGAATACTTCTCGTATTTAGCCTGGTGGTATTGCCTCTGAATATTCACATGATTGGCATGGAAGGTGGACAAAGTTTTGTCTATCATGTCAGCATCAGTGATTTTCTCTCCACATAGCTTAAGACAAGTGACAATGCGGTGAAGAACTGAGTTATATTGCTCCATAGATTTGTAATCTTGGAAACGTAAGTGAAGCCACTCACGTTTTGCTTTTGGGAGCAAAGCCTTTACTTGATGGCCATAGCGATCCTTCAGTGAGTCCCAAAGGACCTTCGGATCTTCCTCAGTCATATACTCATTCTTGAGAGTAGTATTCAAATGGTGCCTCAGGTAATGCAGTGCCTGATTTTTCTCGGCTGAAGTTGGTAAATTATTAACTCCTCCAGCTGATGTTGCAATAGTTGGGTCCTGAATGCAGTTCAGGAGTTTCTTAGCACCAAGCATGATTTTGGCATCTAGTGCCCATGTCAGGTAATTCTTGCCGCTGACTGCTAGTTCAGCAAAATCTCTCTTAGCAATATCAGTCATTTTCCTACATTAGTCATGCAAAATTCAATAAGTACTGCAAGTAAGAGCATGACAAGTGTGCAAATAGTAAATTGTCTGGTTATCTAAATTTAGTACTGTGTCAATATATTCCCATAATTCTCCCAACATTTCTCAGAATTGCTGTACTATTATTTATTTAGGTACCAAAGTAATTACTGAATTACTAACCCATTAAATAGTATCCTGAAAAAATAAAACAGCTTGGAAAATAAACCATAAATATGATGCTCTCTGGTGTGTactaaatttcaaattatgagaGCTCATTTCCTAAAAACCATGTCTCTAGGATTCTATGGTTGATTCAAAAATTAACTAATGAACACTTAATACATAGAAAATCGAGGGCTAAGACAAAGAAAAAGCATTAAACATCTTCTCTGTTTCGGCATAAAATAATGCAGAATAACCAAAATTATAGTGTTCCCCGTAATTTCTATAATCCCGAGGGATTATTCCGCTAAAATTCCAAATCCGCATGAAATCAGAAAATATTCGGAAGTTTGCCGTTTTTCGGGGCAAATTTCGATTCGAGCCCGACTCCTTTTATAGGCCAAAATCTTTTTCGGCCCACCTCCATGAACCGGCCATTCAAGGAATTAGTAGCCGGCCCGTCAGGGCCGTTGGCCTGCTAATGGCCTTGGCCCACGGTGCAGCCCAACAAAGGGGAGCCACACCTTATCCGATTCGGATGGCTAGGGTTGAATCCCTAGCCCCAAAATCCCcaattcggcggcggcggcggatttccCGGTGACTCATgcgagcgaggcggcggtggctcgtcGTCACGGCGGGGTCGACGGAGCTCGTCAGCGCGGCGGGGTCGACGAtagaggcggagcggcggtgagGCTACAAGCAGCACCGACGCCGGCGTGGTTGGCTACGGGCATATCCGGCGTTCGGCTAGCGCAGCTCCTTGCTGTGCGCCGGTGGAGTTTGGTTCGGCATGCGGGCTGGCGAGGCGGAGAGCTATCGGCAGCGGGAGGCCACGGCGGCTTCGACCCCCATCCCAGTCGCGTGCGGTAGCGCGGGAGGTGTGCCGtgcgtgccggcggcgggggatgCGGACGCGGTCTCCTCAGCGTCTCTGCGGGCGGCGGCCGTCAACGGCGAGTGCAGGCGGTCGATTGAAGACCCGTCGGCTGGCTTTTCAAGGGCGAACCGACGATGGAAAGCCGATGGCACGATTCTGCGGCCATCGGTGAAGGGGGTGACCGGCAACGCGTGttggcggcggcaagggcacgACGGCGCATGCTGGCGTCATTGACTCGGTTTCGTCGTCGTCAACTTCAGGACGACGGCGGCACTAGCATGAGGATTTGGGCCGACTCGTTCGGAATCGGTGATCATGTTAGCCAGGTACACGATTCTTCTCATGTGCATCGCGATTACACCCTGAACGTAGCGTCGCCCTTCGAGGTATCACTAGTTCTAAACCGTCGTTCTTGCAGCGGCTTGTCTGATCCGTTCGCGCATCTAGGGCGTACGATATACGTGTCTTTGTTTGCAAGAAAAGAAACCCAGCGCAAAGGCTGGGAACAGATCTAATCGGACTATAGCGATAACTGCTTCTCATTCGATAGATCGGTTGTATAAGGGATAACCCCATACGCCTGTCGTGCATGGGGTGGAGAGCCGCAAACTCTCCTGCTACGTGCGCCATAAGGGACAAATCCACGTAGTACAACCCATCGATCGAACGATTagcggagaaaaaaaataatagaaaacgaTCTAGTAAGTTTATCATTATCCCTATAGAACGAGATTAGAACATATCGATGTTGACAATATACCTTGTCTGAAGAGCACCTCATGCTGATAACGTGTTAGAATTCACGTTGTCAACAATCGAACAAGCACACACGAACACACGGACACGAAAGTGGAGGGCAAGTTCGAAAGTGGAGGGCAATTAACTTTATCGATGTTTCTCTCTCTGTTACAAGTATTACTTTGCCCTCAACCTCActattgtatttatacccacaatAGGATGTCGTATAtggatacatacatatatatttggtatAAGCCCACTACATTAACGAGGAAACAGAAGGAGGAGGTACCGTGATCCTCACGATCACGGTCCTACAAAACCGATCTTCCGAACACTAGTTACTCGTCTAGCGCGTGTGAAATAAGAATCCCATTGTATCCAgtaataattttgtttttttattggacGGAGAGAAAATTTTTTAGTCCGTATAGAGAAATTCGCACGTTTTCAGAAGCTTCCTGCCTCTCCGCTCTCCATGTGCGTGCCACCAAATTTCCCTGGAGACCGATCTCAGCCGTCCATCCCAAGATCGGACGCCCTCCATCCCATGCCCACCATCCTTATATTATTCTCCGCTCCTCTCCACCACCCCTTCTCTTCCCTTCCCTCCCCCCCAAATCCATCCGCTTCCACCCCCCAGCCCCCGAATTCCATCGCAGATCAGATCAGGTGAGCTCTCCCGCCCCTCCCTTCTCCGGCGATCCATCCGCCGCCCGATGATTCTACTGGATCCGCCGTTTCTCCGCGTTCGATTTCGTTGGTTGATGCGTGGGGGCGAAGATCCGGCGCCATTTGTTTCGAGATTTGATCTGGTTTTCGAGGCGTTAGGGCGTGGGGGGAGGGAGGTTGGATCTCGTGGCGGATTTGGATTTTAACGGATGGGATCGTATGGATTTGCAGGtgaaaaaagaggagagaggaggggggaagATGGGGTTGGCGTTCGGGAAGCTGTTCAGCCGGCTGTTCGCGAAGAAGGAGATGCGGATCCTGATGGTGGGGCTCGACGCCGCCGGAAAGACCACCATCCTCTACAAGCTCAAGCTCGGCGAGATCGTCACCACCATCCCCACCATTGGTCAGCCACATGCGTTTCTCTTTCTGTATGTACATTGTTATATTACTAGCTAAATGCCCGTGCGATGCGACGGATATTGTAAGAAATAAAatcaaaagcaaaagcaaaaaaTGACAAGTTTGTAGCATTGTTAATTGATTAGGCATATAATGCTATATCCAAAAGAAAAAGGCATGTAATTACAAGTTTATAGCATAGAGTTAATTGATTAGACACCACATGTCAGCTCGTAGCATTGGAGGCGGACTCGGATGCCACCACTAGCATCATTTAAAGTAGTATAGGAATATGCCAATTTCTTTGGCCTTGCCGCTTGCTGTTTGTGTTCTATCCAGGACCCCATCCGTTGCCTATGACTTATTATAAGCCGTAATGTCTTATTAGTGATTAGAAAATAATTTGTATGTAGATATTTACTTATATGTTCTTAGCAACTTAAAAGCCATTACTGAGGAAAAAGGTACATTGAAAAAGcgtcaaaatcaacttcaaaatcatGTTTTAAAATTCAATTCTTTTGCAGTGGCATATGAGCCAATGGGTAAACGATGAGGCCTCCAGAATGTAATTTAGTTCGTGCTGCTATTTTCATGGTTGTATAAACATCAAATTTCCATTTCTGACTTTCTGTACATTGTATATGCCAATTTCTTTAGCCTTGTTGCGTGCTGTTAGAGTTCATTTCCAGAATGGACTTTAGTTCTGCAGAGTTGTTGTCGCTAGGTTTTCTTGGCTGTATTGACGTCAAATTTCCTAATTGGATGGAAAGACGAAATGTCCTATTCCATGACCATGGGAATGCTAAGTTTTTACTAGCACACTTGATAGGCAGAGATGTCTGCTTGTCATTTGTTTTACTTGAAAAGCTATTTGAACTATTGCATAACGCTGGGAGCTGTTTCTTATGAAATTTAAGACTTCAACTTTACATGTAGGATATCGATTGAATCTTAAATTGTCGGAGTGAACTTTATTAGGCATCTATTtaggttttaaattttaaactatTCAACATTTGGATCCTTTTATGTTCTTGACTCCTTGTGCTATGGTATTATCTccttttctatttatttatttgtatctTTCAAGCTAACTGATTTTCTTTGAATTATAGGGTTCAATGTTGAAACTGTTGAGTACAAGAACATTAGCTTCACTGTCTGGGATGTGGGGGGTCAAGACAAGGTAAGAACTGCAGCCATATTTTGaccaatatttttatttgatgCCTTCAATTAAATTTATCTTTGTCATTATTAGCATCTGGTTTCCTAGTTATTTATGTTGTTTACATTAAGCTGTCCTATGTCTTGATTTGTTTTAATATTTAAAATGTTGACATATGTTATCTCACCTTATGATTGATCTTTGTAAATGCTTGCAAAAACAGATCAGACCTCTTTGGAGGCATTACTTCCAGAACACACAGGGTCTTATCTTTGTTGTGGATAGCAATGATCGCGACCGTGTTGTGGAAGCTAGAGATGAGCTGCACAGGATGCTGAATGAGGTAAATTGTTCTCTGTCACTTTTTTTTGCTATCGCTGTACCATATGGCTTATTTGATCAATTATGCCTCTGGTTTGATCGATGTACATAATAATTAACAAAGCAACTGTGAAAATATCATATTCCAATTGATAAGCTAACAACTTTCTGCAACCCTATCTGATGAAATTTAATTGGATTTATGGCAGGATGAGTTGCGTGATGCTGTGTTGCTTGTGTTTGCCAACAAGCAAGATCTTCCAAACGCTATGAATGCTGCTGAGATTACTGATAAGCTTGGATTACATTCCCTTCGTCAGCGTCACTGGTAAATACGAATTACTGGTGGATCcttgctcttttctttttaGTCCTTTCTGTAGATATAGTGTGATGCTCAATGATAACTGATTATAGACTAGGGGAAATTCCTTCTATCCTTTGTTTCGATTGTAACACATCATGTTGCCATTATTCATGTTACTCACTGCTTCACTTTTTCCCATGGTACTCTGGATCTCAACCTGGTCTTCTTTCTGACAGGTACATCCAGAGCACTTGTGCCACAACTGGCGAGGGTTTGTATGAGGGCCTGGATTGGCTGTCCAGCAACATTGCTAGCAAGGTACAAAACTATTCATTCTCAGTTCAATTGTTATACTAGACTTTATTCTGGTACTGTGCTTGCACAGATAGTGCCTTTTCAAAGTTCTATgtatactcttttttttttcaacttcgcTGTTCTGCTCTTGTAGGCTTGATGCTTGATACGTGGACCTTTAAGACATGGAGCTGACTAGGAGCTATGGCATGTATCTCATTCATATGTAGGACGAAGCACTGTTTCAATCTGTTTTTGTAAGGCATGTGGCTTCGGCGAGTCCAATATTTTTGTAATGATACCTCACTTGAATGTTCCGTACTTTTGGATATTATTTGTACCTGTTCATTTTGCACAAGGATTTACAGCATGATGGATGTTTCCGCGACATGTTACTTGGAACTTGTCAATtatcctccgtttcacaatgtaagactttctagcattatctatattcatatagataatagcattacccatattcatatagataatgtctagattcaataacatctatatgaatatgggtaatgctagaaagtcttataatctgaaacggatgaaacggagggagtagtatttagcTTGAGGGAAAAATTATTGAAGTTGGTATTTTGGAATCCCAAGTGGTATCAAAATTGACATGAAAGGACATGCTTGTGGTGTAATGCTAAACCTCTGAGCGATGTGAggctaaggccctgtttgggggagcttttcCCAGCTGCATCTTTTCCCAaaagctgctgcttctgctagaagctgctccaaacagtccacagcttcagattctgaaaaataaaccaagaagccagaagctagagaagctgggtttcagaagctgggtttcagaggGTTTCAAaggattctgaaaaatgaactaaaaagctggagaagctgggtttcagagcttttccagattctcggAAGCTCAAACAGTTTCTTCTtagaatctaaagctccccaAATAGGGCCTAAACCTCTCCCATCGATATGAGCCGAATCAATTTTAAAAAGCACATTCCATTGTTTTAggaatacatatttttttaaaaaaatacacatttTATTGTTTTAAGTATACTTAAATTATGTAATCATTTGACCAAAATGGATGTAAATGAATGGTGTAAAGAAGTTAATTTGTATGCAAAATCTTTGGACTAAACATGATGTACTTTGTGATTACCTCTTTGAACTGGTTACAAGCATTAAACTAATACTCTCttcgtttcaagttataagatattttgactttggtcaaagtcaaactgttttaagtttgattaagtttataaaaaaataataatatattcgatctaagataaatttattataaaaatacatttaattattaatttaataaaactaattttggtaatgtaaatattactatatttatctataaatttagataaactcgaagcagtttgactttaactaaaGTCAATATAATCTGAAACAGAGTGAGTACTTAATACTacattgtttctattcaaaatcAAGAAACATTTGACGAGGCAAATGCAAATCAGTGTGCTATTTTAGATCATAattaatactccatccatcctaaaTTATGAAGCACGCATGTTTTCTACACGGTCTTCGATATTATACTTACATTCTCATCCCCATCGTTTCATCCCCAAGAGGCCAAGACCTCACCAGAGCTGTGAGTGCGGCACGGCTCCTCGTCGGCATCCACGTGTGTTCTCCAGTCGTCGCTGGCCCCGGGATCCTTgtgttaacgccaaaatttggtaagcccgaagtcatcattggcctagagtcagtatcggtTTTAGAGTTTTAGAATCGGCCGATGGGAGTCGTTAAATCGCCAGCAGTTgtgttcttggtggagtcggatcaattAAAGAAAATTTATCCAGAAGAATCCGAGTTCAATGAGGATGCGGTAtgacaagttatctattaattaggaatagtttgttagtttccttttatctttaggaaagtgtgtttagtgtccaataaggactttatgttttccttttatctttaggaaagtttctttcttgtcttacaaggactagtatctccctatgggtataaatatgtataccCAGGGTCATTCTAAtcaatctctcgatcaatacaactactctcggcgcatcgccaccctcatTCCTGAGGTTTTACTTATCAAccggcggaatttggcacctgacgcggggctgcatcgattcagttcgatctccggcgaaggggtaagtcctacgttccgccggccctggtgaatctaccggttacgttggtgttgttcaaggctgcatcgcttcgatctcttggatcgctctggtttggttgatatatttgcctacctgatatctcaattctatctttaattgcattgtgtttagagacacatcggtttagttgggactgtctcggttaggtccgatcttctatcttagccgatatatctctacaatcacaatgttgctctaaatagatttgttatatccatcacgttagacagatctatcggctcatcgagtattagattatcatatacaatctcgtgctgcatcggttaggttcgaccactagattgttgttgataatataagtcttgttaagccaataggttcatgctaatgttttatcggggtgctagctgataagttatctggatgttgcattggcttataaggattgcataaacatataagttggatttagccgatgacaacaaatgtTTCATTGAtctatctaatcttgtggattttatgacatcggatctccagccgatgtataTTTTGACCTTCGGATCAATACTTGTGTTCTATTATATCAtattattagccgattggtctctactggattatattgctatatttttgttAGTTATCATTATAAGCCGATCGCCTTTATTTATATCAAGTGTTAAGACTCTACATCAAACATATAGCCGATAGCttaaaaccctatcgctatcggctggtatcagcATCGGCTGGAATTGCTCCATCGGCTTGACAGCCGATCGGCTTATTGATCTGCTGTTTGTATATCttatcagttgcaggatcaaactgactggcacgcccgcatcttaccaacctttggacctgcactggagctaagcagatctcccaggccagtgtgtgtttttcgcatcaacacctTGCCTCACCATCAAGAGCTAGTGTGCTATTTTAGATCAtagttaatactccctccatcccaaattatGAAGCACGCAAGTTTTCTACACGGTCTTCGATATTATACTTTCACTCTCGTCCCCATCGTTTCATCCCCAAGACCTCACCAGAGCTGTGAGTGCGGCGCAGCTCCTCGTGGCCATCCACGCGCATTCTCCAGTCGTCGCTGGCCCCGCGATACTTGCCTCACCATCAAGAGCGCCTGCAGCCTGGAGATGGATGTCGCCTTGGGTCATCTTCATCTCTGCCCGGTAAGCTGCTCAAATTCATTCGATGGAGCCATTCCACATGTGCTATCTACAGTTTGAGATCTCTTACAGTTTCCAATGGCATTATTGGTCGTGAGTACAAGGGggtgttttttttatctatattcaCACTCTTACGGAACAAGTCTATGTGTCAGGATTATTGACATTATTTTGATTCTAAGTTTCTGACTTCACCTAGTTGAAAGTTTATGCTGTTTCTCATCATCatcttttcaactttttttttgatagaAGGCATTACGCTGCTTTTATAGAAAGCAAAAATAATTAGTTCGCTGGGGAGACCAGCTTTATAGTTTTAGCTTTGTTTCAGTATAAAAGGTACGCATGCCAAATAGAGAAGGAAAGATGTTAAAACCATAAACAACACATCTCAAAGGGTCTAAACAACTAGACTAGCGGGAATAAAAATGACAACaacttttgaagaaaaaaaaatcatcccacttcttgcgggtGGAAACTTTTGTCCCCTCAAGCAACGATGAGGTCAAATACTCCGTCCTTTTATCTCCCCAGAATCTTCCACTGTTGCATTAGAGAGATCACACGGTAGATTATAGTTAGAGGCGTGCCAAACAACTTATCTCTAAAGATCATATCGTTTCTGGTCAGCCATAGCTACCAGATTACCGCCGCCAGAAACATCAATATATCTCAAACTATTATTAGAGCTATCATCAACTTTCATCAATAcagaaaaaaatgataaaaagaTGGTGGAACAAAATCCCAACCAAAACTGTCTCTAGCAAAACACCAAACAAAATATGCCATAGGGCAGCTAAAATAACATGTGCATTTTGAGTGGCTCAGAGCTCACAAAACTCACATCCctcccagttttttttttgttttagatGTTTTGTGGTTTGAATCCTATCTCTTATAGCTAACCACAGGAAATGTGTTTGTTTAGGGGGATTGGTAGCTTCCAAAGTAACTTCATCTTGGGTCCAAAGTACCTGTAAAGGTTAGTAGCCGATACATTGATTTTGGGGAAAGAAAAATTAGGGTTTGCTTTGAGGCTTTGATTCTAGTTCATGAGTTAAGAGATGAGTGCTTTagatgcactttgtaaacacatctGTTTCATCGAGACGTGTTTTTCTAAATTCCAACGACCAGACCGACGATTGGTGGTTTCGTTTATTGGTTCTTGCTAGATTTGAATTTGCTTACGTTTTATGTTTTGTTTAGATTTGCTGAAATTTCTGAGACGATTGGCTTGAGAGTGTTTTCTCTTAAACCGTTTATTAGTTTGCTAATCCATGCGGCGAACTTGTTCCTTAGTTTGTCTAGTTTATTTGTAAAGATTTGAGCTCGATTCAACGGTTGGTTTTGAAGAAAACATCTTTTTCTTATACAAGCTTTATCAAGCTATTTTTAGGCTAACGGTCGGACCGCGAGTGGACGTACAGGATCATAATGGGTTTTTCCCACCCTAAAAGCTACCAATGAGGCGAGAGATACCctatgtgggactattcaacaatcttCCCCTTTACACATTGGTGTCTCTCAGCCGTTCACCTCCTTCACCATACACCAATGGTCCTTCTGGTATACGAGCCCTGCAAGCACCCACGGTCTATCAGGCCTTGACACTCTTGTCCATCGGACTAGAGATGTTGAACTAGCTTGACTCTGATACAAATTGTAGGATGTTAAAGGGTTTTTTCCACACCTAAAGATAGCCAATGAGGTGAGGGCCACCCACCACTTATATATTAggtcacactggtggagaaaccctttgtactcccggttcataacccccctttagtcccggttatccaaccgggactacgaatccgggactaaaaatcgctatctttagtcctgggtgaaataaccgggactaaagatcgatctttagtcccggttggtaacaccaaccgggactaaagagagggtagcggcagtcccattaggtctccttttctttttttttcattattttttagccagagtttaatccctatattttctcccaaatcgagtgggatgcatattcccaaatcaaaccccaaatcaaagtaacatcccaaaacattcacatcacaaatcttaagttacttgtacacacaaatcaaatacatcacaaattttaaaaaaattacacacaaatcaaatacatca
The window above is part of the Oryza sativa Japonica Group chromosome 7, ASM3414082v1 genome. Proteins encoded here:
- the LOC107281581 gene encoding uncharacterized protein; translation: MTDIAKRDFAELAVSGKNYLTWALDAKIMLGAKKLLNCIQDPTIATSAGGVNNLPTSAEKNQALHYLRHHLNTTLKNEYMTEEDPKVLWDSLKDRYGHQVKALLPKAKREWLHLRFQDYKSMEQYNSVLHRIVTCLKLCGEKITDADMIDKTLSTFHANHVNIQRQYHQAKYEKYSELVSVLMEAQGEDETLVENHTSRPTGSSAAPEANASSFKKGKNQNNQNKGKNFWKNGGKVNKTSFKKKGNQNSKSKKGSTSGEYGKQDQNSEEKMAAMHIDKKVDEKAVVAMHIDDKMEHNAADTELKLSDDLMDSDQLYGDI
- the LOC4342746 gene encoding ADP-ribosylation factor 1, with translation MGLAFGKLFSRLFAKKEMRILMVGLDAAGKTTILYKLKLGEIVTTIPTIGFNVETVEYKNISFTVWDVGGQDKIRPLWRHYFQNTQGLIFVVDSNDRDRVVEARDELHRMLNEDELRDAVLLVFANKQDLPNAMNAAEITDKLGLHSLRQRHWYIQSTCATTGEGLYEGLDWLSSNIASKA